The Natrinema sp. DC36 genome includes the window TCGGGCCCGAACGAACCGACGACGGACTGACGGTGCGGAGCTCACCAGCGCGCGGAGCGACGCGCTCAAGGTCGCCGCCCCGTAACGCGGCGTATGCACGTCACCGTCGACGTCAAGGGCGAGGACACCTACGAACTCGAACTCGAGGCGGTGACAGGAGCTGCGGATGCCGACGCTGACGCCGCTGGTGGTCCCGACGCGACGCCGACCTACGCGGACCTGCTCCGCGCGATCGACCTGAGTCCCCACGAGGTGAGCGTCCTCGTCGACGGTCGCCCGGTCCCCGAGGATCAACCGGTCGAGAGCGCCCACGTGACGGTGTTACGGCTCATTAAGGGCGGGTAACACAAGTGACGCTCACGACTGCTCAAGCGTCGCGATAATCTCGAACTCGAGACCCGACGACTACTCTTGAACGGGTCGATCACCTGCGATCAAGATACTTGGACGGATTTCCCGATCAATGTGGTATGTCGGACCATCTCAAAGAAGCCGATCCGACGATCGCCGACGCGGTCGAACGCGAGCGCGAACGCCAGGAGGCGACGCTGGGAATGATCGCCTCGGAGAACCACGCGTCCGAAGCCGTTCTCGCCGCGCAGGGAACCGTCCTGACCAACAAGTACGCGGAGGGGTACCCCGGCGCGCGCTACTACGGCGGCTGCGAGCACGTCGACGAGGTCGAGCGAACGGCCATCGAGCGGGCGAAGGCGCTGTGGGGTGCCGACCACGTCAACGTCCAGCCGCACTCGGGGACCCAGGCGAACATGGGCGTCTACTTCGCCGCCCTCGAGCCGGGCGAGACGATCCTCTCGCTGGATCTCACCCACGGCGGGCACCTCAGCCACGGCCACCACGTCAACTTCTCCGGGCAGCTCTACGAGGTCGAACAGTACGAAGTCGACCCGGAGACGGGGTACATCGACTACGACGCGCTCGCCGAGCGGGCTCGCGCGGTCGACCCGGCGATG containing:
- a CDS encoding ubiquitin-like small modifier protein 2, whose protein sequence is MHVTVDVKGEDTYELELEAVTGAADADADAAGGPDATPTYADLLRAIDLSPHEVSVLVDGRPVPEDQPVESAHVTVLRLIKGG